The proteins below are encoded in one region of Pseudobacteriovorax antillogorgiicola:
- a CDS encoding hsp70 family protein codes for MTKPRYLIGIDLGTSNCALSYIDLDKEDGQPQVLDIAQWYEGGEVKRQTLPSFLAYLSKSQIKRHEGKLKLHGETPVHLMVGLGAKDHAMERPDQVIHSAKSWLSHKGVDRSQPLLPWNSDEILGDKRLSPIQAGTQLLDHLRLCWNYEMAAIDEQLRFENQKIAITVPASFDPVAQELTLKAALNAGYPENSIHLLEEPLAAFYNWQAQGRDQALAGSKDERRVLVCDIGGGTCDFTLLKLDEKPDTPVSRIRVSSHILLGGDNIDLALAHLVEAKQDQNLSSYPWAQVLNQCRDIKEKVLGGSDQDRFHITAHLGGSSLFGQTFSEELKRADVLKTVEQFFPHCPRKQVSHSSENALQDWGLPFAQDPAVTHHLAEFLDGTDVHYILFAGGTMKPRYIQELICEQLERWQGFAPEQLEQDDLDLAVAKGASAYLGAKVSKQGLVESRYPRNLFLKVGAGKTSKALCLIPKGQETEAVIDLDLPDLRAQLNRSVVFELLSDSSARPYESGEIVSLEPHFESVARLQSRLKSKVKGNPLVAVSLRTWIRETGSLVIECHSQEQQDQWPLSFDLSDSNSAPNEQFNNHAVQVIPTEKTEALIRGLYGKGKHSPQLRPKQLAKSLEQLLDRPRQDWDLVTLRSIWSKLESGLTRRGRSLDHEVSWLNLAGFTMRPGYGHSQDGDAIESLWRAHELGLQFPKEASAQEQWWILWRRVAGGLSKERQELLWDKIFPSLKKDRASSAQQYLLAGSLERVDMNRKVQLGNALAQQIAQGSKTHMDAKIWCLSRLASRIPLYGGPEHVIRPSFIEQWAETLEPLRGHDHLYRNLNMFYSQAGRMVNDREMDISPEWRQRFLKKLEPLGADQHHYRVVSEYVPVSHQDQNQLFGEDLPLGLYLS; via the coding sequence ATGACTAAGCCTCGTTACTTGATCGGCATCGACTTGGGCACTTCAAACTGTGCCCTTTCTTATATTGATCTAGATAAAGAAGATGGGCAGCCTCAGGTTTTGGACATCGCCCAATGGTATGAAGGTGGTGAAGTTAAACGCCAGACCCTACCCTCGTTTCTGGCTTATCTCAGCAAAAGCCAAATCAAGCGCCACGAGGGCAAACTCAAGTTGCACGGGGAAACACCTGTTCATCTGATGGTTGGTCTTGGAGCTAAAGACCATGCCATGGAACGACCCGACCAAGTGATTCACTCGGCCAAGTCTTGGCTGTCTCACAAAGGCGTCGACAGAAGTCAGCCCTTGCTGCCGTGGAATTCCGATGAGATTTTAGGTGATAAGCGGCTCTCCCCCATTCAAGCAGGAACCCAGCTACTTGATCATCTTAGGCTCTGCTGGAACTATGAAATGGCAGCTATCGACGAGCAGCTAAGATTTGAGAATCAAAAAATCGCAATCACGGTACCTGCATCCTTCGATCCTGTGGCTCAAGAACTAACTCTCAAAGCAGCCTTAAACGCAGGCTATCCCGAAAACTCAATTCATCTTTTGGAAGAGCCTCTTGCGGCTTTCTATAACTGGCAAGCCCAAGGCCGAGACCAAGCCCTGGCAGGTTCGAAGGATGAAAGACGGGTACTGGTATGCGATATCGGTGGCGGCACCTGCGACTTTACCTTGTTAAAACTTGATGAGAAACCAGATACCCCGGTGTCTCGCATTCGAGTTAGCTCCCATATACTTTTGGGAGGAGACAACATCGATCTGGCTCTAGCCCACTTGGTGGAAGCCAAGCAGGATCAAAATCTGAGTTCGTATCCTTGGGCCCAAGTGTTAAACCAGTGCCGTGACATTAAAGAGAAGGTCCTCGGCGGTAGCGATCAGGATCGCTTCCATATCACGGCTCACCTTGGAGGCAGCTCTCTTTTTGGCCAGACGTTCAGCGAGGAGCTCAAACGGGCTGACGTTTTAAAAACTGTGGAACAGTTTTTCCCCCATTGCCCCCGGAAACAGGTCAGCCATTCATCGGAAAATGCCCTTCAAGACTGGGGTTTACCATTCGCCCAAGACCCAGCGGTGACTCACCATTTGGCCGAATTCTTGGATGGAACGGACGTTCACTACATCTTGTTCGCTGGCGGCACTATGAAGCCACGATACATTCAGGAACTGATCTGCGAGCAGCTGGAACGATGGCAGGGCTTCGCTCCTGAACAACTAGAACAGGATGACTTAGACCTCGCCGTAGCCAAAGGCGCTTCTGCTTATCTAGGGGCAAAGGTGAGCAAGCAAGGATTGGTAGAGTCTCGATACCCTAGGAACTTATTTCTAAAAGTCGGTGCAGGCAAAACAAGCAAAGCACTGTGCCTGATCCCTAAAGGCCAAGAAACTGAGGCCGTGATCGACTTGGACTTACCAGATCTAAGAGCCCAGCTCAATCGCAGTGTGGTTTTTGAATTATTAAGCGACTCATCGGCAAGACCTTATGAAAGCGGCGAGATTGTTTCCCTTGAGCCTCACTTTGAAAGTGTAGCAAGACTTCAATCTCGCTTAAAAAGCAAGGTCAAAGGCAATCCTTTAGTTGCCGTGAGTCTCAGAACCTGGATTCGTGAAACGGGGAGCCTTGTAATCGAATGTCATAGTCAAGAGCAACAGGACCAGTGGCCTCTGAGCTTCGATCTTAGTGATTCCAACTCTGCACCAAATGAACAGTTCAACAACCACGCTGTTCAAGTGATACCCACAGAAAAAACAGAAGCTCTCATTCGCGGGCTCTATGGAAAAGGAAAACATTCCCCTCAACTAAGACCCAAGCAATTAGCTAAAAGCCTCGAACAATTGTTAGACCGCCCACGGCAAGACTGGGACCTAGTAACGCTACGATCCATCTGGAGCAAGCTAGAATCTGGGCTCACAAGACGGGGACGTTCCCTGGACCACGAGGTCAGCTGGCTGAACCTAGCCGGCTTCACCATGAGGCCTGGTTATGGCCACAGTCAGGATGGGGATGCTATCGAATCATTGTGGCGAGCCCATGAACTGGGCCTTCAGTTTCCCAAAGAAGCTTCCGCGCAAGAACAGTGGTGGATTCTTTGGCGACGAGTAGCTGGCGGGCTTAGCAAAGAGCGGCAAGAACTGCTGTGGGATAAGATTTTTCCCAGCCTGAAAAAGGATCGTGCTAGCTCTGCGCAGCAGTATTTACTTGCTGGTTCCCTTGAGCGGGTGGATATGAATCGCAAAGTACAATTAGGCAATGCTCTAGCCCAACAGATCGCACAGGGCAGCAAAACCCATATGGATGCCAAGATCTGGTGCCTTTCTCGCTTAGCCAGCCGTATACCTCTCTACGGTGGCCCGGAACATGTGATTCGACCAAGCTTTATTGAACAGTGGGCGGAAACCTTAGAGCCGCTACGGGGCCACGATCATCTTTACCGCAATCTCAATATGTTCTATAGCCAGGCAGGCCGGATGGTAAATGATCGGGAGATGGATATTAGTCCAGAATGGCGCCAAAGATTTCTCAAAAAACTGGAGCCACTGGGCGCAGACCAGCATCATTATCGCGTGGTATCTGAATACGTTCCTGTCAGTCATCAAGATCAGAACCAACTGTTTGGCGAAGACTTGCCCCTAGGGTTGTATCTCTCGTGA
- a CDS encoding tetratricopeptide repeat protein yields the protein MKLILLVTVMLGLSSCVTPNQDFEPPEPKPDLPPEKPEQRRPTPKSHRQSGPRAQKKAVTHLIRKSKSHLDEGRMDQAIASMERAYRIDYRDPEVSYMMARSLFAKGKENQAEQWALKSLGLWHPSQSHQKRKAWELISQCRLRRGDYKGANQAIEAARNL from the coding sequence ATGAAACTCATTCTTTTAGTCACTGTTATGCTGGGTTTAAGTTCGTGTGTGACCCCTAATCAGGATTTTGAGCCTCCTGAGCCAAAGCCGGATCTGCCACCAGAAAAGCCTGAACAGCGCCGACCGACACCTAAAAGTCACCGGCAATCAGGACCGAGGGCTCAGAAAAAAGCAGTGACTCATCTAATTCGCAAATCCAAATCTCATCTCGATGAAGGGCGGATGGATCAAGCCATCGCTTCCATGGAGCGTGCCTATCGCATCGACTATCGAGATCCTGAAGTTTCCTATATGATGGCTCGATCACTGTTCGCTAAAGGTAAAGAAAACCAAGCCGAGCAATGGGCCTTGAAATCTTTGGGCTTATGGCACCCGAGTCAAAGCCATCAGAAGCGCAAGGCCTGGGAGTTGATATCTCAATGCCGCTTACGTCGTGGAGATTATAAGGGTGCGAATCAGGCGATTGAGGCAGCAAGAAACCTCTAG
- the apaG gene encoding Co2+/Mg2+ efflux protein ApaG, protein MYFRDTHGFRITVEPEFISEEYSGGHHYFIYSYTVTIENNSKNPCQLLSRHWIIRDGTGNEEHVIGDGVVGKQPIIRPGETFSYTSGCPLTTPTGNMRGKYYMVGPKNREFEIKIPLFFLRPDDDETASPPASFEETRLH, encoded by the coding sequence ATGTATTTTAGAGACACACACGGATTTCGCATCACAGTCGAACCTGAGTTTATTTCTGAAGAGTACAGCGGTGGCCATCACTATTTCATTTACTCGTATACGGTTACCATCGAAAATAACAGTAAGAATCCATGCCAGTTACTGAGCCGGCATTGGATCATTCGTGATGGAACTGGCAACGAAGAGCATGTGATCGGTGATGGTGTGGTTGGCAAGCAACCCATCATTCGCCCCGGAGAGACGTTTTCCTACACTAGCGGCTGCCCTCTCACCACTCCCACCGGCAATATGCGAGGAAAGTACTACATGGTAGGGCCCAAGAATCGGGAGTTTGAAATCAAAATCCCGCTTTTTTTTCTACGGCCTGATGATGATGAAACCGCCAGCCCACCAGCCTCTTTCGAAGAAACTCGCTTGCACTAA
- a CDS encoding DUF2760 domain-containing protein, whose amino-acid sequence MVVFLLSFLSAVALSLNLVIPDAVESSLASRLPWIALGGISLASLASLQLIWRQRTMKDMAARLKNYQDQTIQDNHVRQTLAEELKTAKDQLEAAQSQSMELSKKISTAAEERQEVYQKFEEEAKRRLDLERQAEQQASNSGEGDVITLLSTLQKKGRFIDFVMGDISQYPDAQVGAAARVVHSGCKKALQEFLDIAPIHNDAEGSLVALATDDADQLYRFSGRQSETIPSQGRLVHKGWKTNRLSLPRRTTPLNPDNMIIMPAEVEL is encoded by the coding sequence ATGGTTGTTTTCCTACTTAGTTTTTTGAGCGCCGTTGCGCTTTCTTTAAATCTTGTTATTCCTGACGCGGTAGAATCGTCCCTCGCGAGCCGTCTTCCATGGATCGCCCTAGGTGGCATTTCCTTGGCCTCACTGGCATCGCTCCAGCTCATATGGCGTCAGCGAACAATGAAAGACATGGCAGCAAGGCTCAAAAACTACCAAGATCAGACGATCCAAGACAACCATGTTCGACAGACTCTCGCTGAGGAGCTAAAAACGGCAAAAGACCAGCTAGAAGCAGCTCAGTCGCAATCAATGGAGCTAAGCAAAAAAATCAGCACTGCAGCTGAGGAGCGGCAGGAAGTCTACCAGAAGTTTGAAGAAGAGGCGAAGAGACGCCTGGATCTAGAGCGGCAAGCCGAGCAGCAAGCTAGCAATAGTGGAGAAGGTGATGTGATCACGCTTCTGAGTACCTTGCAGAAAAAAGGCCGATTTATAGACTTCGTCATGGGCGATATATCCCAGTACCCTGACGCTCAGGTGGGTGCAGCCGCCCGTGTCGTACACAGTGGCTGCAAAAAGGCGCTCCAAGAGTTTCTCGACATTGCTCCAATTCATAACGATGCAGAAGGAAGCCTGGTAGCCCTAGCTACGGATGACGCCGACCAACTGTATCGCTTTTCAGGAAGGCAATCTGAAACCATACCCTCACAAGGTCGTCTGGTGCACAAAGGTTGGAAAACCAATCGCCTGAGCCTACCGAGGCGCACAACGCCACTTAACCCAGACAATATGATTATCATGCCAGCGGAAGTAGAATTATGA
- a CDS encoding calcium/sodium antiporter: MPDNIFLVVLIFAASLYVLMKGADWLIDGASALARELKISELIIGLTVIAFGTSLPEFVVSIQAAIYGSPELSYSNVVGSNIANILLILGATSLIMPLKAPEEVHKDIYFFFGLVLTFAVVVIASSTDNKEGIFFTSELGTFGGLSLLAFFVAFIFRIIGKRKDGVLEILPSEDNDDGEDDDELPLSKAILYLIAGTAMIILGGEFTVQSAIGIAQKLGVPESTIGLTIVAFGTSLPELVASLAAAGKKKGDMAIGNILGSNLMNLAFVLGSAATFFPIFINAWGVFDMLVHTLISFGFLGLMARRSVKFNLNRQTGIVFLILYVSYMTIIGMRDFVT; this comes from the coding sequence TTGCCTGACAATATTTTCCTCGTTGTGCTGATTTTCGCTGCTAGCCTTTATGTGTTAATGAAGGGCGCTGACTGGTTGATTGATGGTGCAAGTGCCTTGGCCCGTGAATTAAAAATATCAGAGTTGATTATTGGCCTTACTGTGATTGCCTTTGGAACATCTTTGCCTGAATTTGTAGTGTCCATCCAGGCTGCGATCTATGGTTCTCCGGAACTATCGTACTCCAATGTGGTGGGCTCGAATATTGCCAACATCCTGCTCATTCTAGGGGCCACATCGCTCATCATGCCCTTGAAAGCCCCTGAAGAGGTCCATAAGGACATTTACTTTTTCTTCGGGCTGGTTCTGACCTTTGCTGTGGTAGTAATTGCGAGCAGCACCGATAATAAGGAAGGCATCTTCTTCACATCAGAGCTTGGAACTTTCGGAGGACTCAGTTTACTCGCCTTTTTTGTAGCCTTTATTTTTCGTATCATTGGCAAACGAAAGGACGGTGTTTTAGAAATTCTTCCCAGCGAAGATAACGATGACGGTGAAGACGACGATGAACTCCCACTTTCAAAAGCGATTCTCTATTTAATCGCCGGAACTGCCATGATCATCCTGGGAGGTGAGTTCACCGTTCAAAGCGCCATTGGCATCGCACAAAAACTGGGAGTCCCAGAAAGCACCATTGGCCTGACGATTGTGGCGTTCGGTACAAGCCTTCCCGAACTGGTGGCAAGTCTAGCCGCAGCAGGCAAGAAAAAAGGCGATATGGCCATCGGTAATATCCTTGGTTCAAATTTGATGAATCTGGCGTTTGTGTTGGGCAGTGCTGCAACATTTTTTCCGATTTTCATCAATGCCTGGGGGGTCTTTGATATGTTGGTCCATACCCTGATTTCATTTGGATTCTTGGGACTTATGGCGCGGCGATCGGTGAAATTTAACCTCAACCGACAAACTGGAATCGTCTTCCTCATCCTCTATGTATCTTATATGACCATCATCGGTATGAGAGACTTCGTGACCTAG
- a CDS encoding Hsp70 family protein, protein MSLNQGVGIDLGTSNTAVACYKDEQAQVIPVRQDVGLNEELERDSLPSVIFIPPGSNSLQFGEWAKDQGKSQPDRTVSSAKSWLCHHQVNREQKILPWNSDIPEEKLSPIEASQYILSFVKTAAESRVKDWSGVVITVPASFDENARRLTQQAARAAGFEQLTLLEEPLAAVYSWIADHHETWREQLSDGDMILVCDVGGGTSDFSLVAVSDADGELELERMAVGQHLLLGGDNMDLALAFRARMELENQGQTIDDWQFASLVYQVRQAKEALLLQADLPSITVGIASRGSDLFAKAISAEIQQAWIREMIIDGFFPTCARDARPTREVESGLKDFGLNYEQDPAITKHLAEFLSQAAKNIASHEGLASRAGACWDGQAQQIKPNKILFNGGVFNSLRLRQRLEETLREWNGAPVQSLAGDDCNLAVAKGAAFYSHLKTSQTHLRIKSGTANSYYLGIESSGMAIPGFKAPTKGLCLVPQGTEEGSHLRLPKRTFSLKAGQEVEFKFYSSRTRAGDQLGDEIANADRDLENTFRLKSTIDLNDLEDQSIPVWLDADIDELGTMTIKMQHTQSDKAWNLEFDVRSHD, encoded by the coding sequence ATGAGTTTGAATCAAGGGGTCGGCATCGACCTTGGTACATCCAACACTGCGGTTGCCTGCTATAAAGATGAACAGGCGCAAGTGATTCCTGTTCGTCAAGACGTCGGCCTAAACGAGGAATTAGAACGAGATTCCCTACCATCTGTCATTTTTATCCCCCCTGGATCCAATTCGCTTCAATTTGGAGAGTGGGCCAAGGATCAGGGCAAGTCTCAGCCCGACCGAACTGTGAGTTCGGCAAAATCGTGGTTGTGTCACCACCAGGTAAATCGCGAACAGAAAATCTTGCCGTGGAACAGCGATATTCCAGAGGAGAAACTCTCGCCCATCGAGGCTTCTCAATACATTCTATCGTTTGTTAAGACAGCAGCCGAGTCTCGGGTGAAAGATTGGAGCGGAGTGGTGATCACCGTGCCAGCATCTTTCGACGAGAACGCTCGCCGTTTGACTCAACAAGCGGCCAGAGCCGCTGGCTTTGAACAGCTAACCCTGCTTGAAGAGCCTTTGGCTGCGGTATATTCTTGGATTGCCGATCACCACGAAACCTGGCGTGAGCAGCTCAGCGACGGTGATATGATCTTGGTGTGTGATGTCGGGGGCGGCACCTCAGATTTCAGCCTCGTAGCTGTGTCAGACGCTGACGGTGAGCTAGAGCTGGAGCGTATGGCTGTGGGCCAACACTTGCTCCTTGGTGGCGACAACATGGATCTTGCCTTAGCCTTTCGCGCCCGCATGGAACTTGAGAACCAGGGACAAACGATCGACGACTGGCAGTTCGCATCTTTGGTTTACCAGGTCCGTCAAGCAAAAGAAGCCCTGCTTCTGCAAGCAGACTTGCCCAGCATCACCGTGGGAATTGCGTCCCGTGGCAGCGATTTATTTGCCAAAGCAATCTCAGCCGAAATTCAACAGGCCTGGATTCGGGAAATGATTATCGATGGTTTCTTTCCGACCTGTGCCAGGGATGCCCGCCCCACGAGAGAGGTGGAAAGTGGCCTGAAAGACTTTGGTCTCAACTACGAACAAGACCCAGCCATCACCAAGCACCTTGCAGAGTTTCTAAGCCAGGCTGCAAAAAATATTGCCTCACATGAAGGCCTTGCCAGCCGGGCGGGAGCTTGTTGGGATGGCCAAGCTCAACAGATTAAGCCCAATAAGATCCTATTCAATGGGGGAGTGTTCAACAGCCTTCGCCTGCGGCAAAGGCTTGAAGAAACCCTCCGCGAATGGAACGGTGCCCCCGTCCAAAGCCTTGCAGGGGATGACTGCAACCTAGCTGTTGCCAAAGGAGCTGCGTTTTACAGTCACCTCAAAACGAGCCAAACCCACTTAAGAATCAAGTCAGGAACAGCAAACTCTTATTATCTTGGAATCGAGTCTTCTGGAATGGCTATTCCTGGTTTCAAAGCACCGACGAAAGGCTTGTGTCTTGTCCCTCAGGGCACCGAAGAGGGAAGTCACCTACGGCTTCCCAAACGCACATTTTCGTTAAAAGCAGGGCAAGAGGTGGAGTTTAAGTTCTATAGCTCTCGCACCCGAGCCGGTGATCAACTAGGCGATGAAATCGCCAATGCCGACCGAGATCTGGAAAATACCTTCCGCCTAAAAAGCACGATTGATCTTAACGATCTCGAAGACCAAAGCATCCCCGTATGGCTCGACGCTGATATAGACGAGCTTGGGACGATGACTATAAAAATGCAACATACCCAATCGGACAAGGCGTGGAATCTAGAATTTGATGTGAGGAGTCATGACTAA